The sequence GTGGAGACTTTGGAGAAAAAATTTAATGAGGTAATCGGGATAATAAATGAAGAAAATATTGATTATGTAATTCACGGAGGAGATCTTTTCGACAGGCCTGATGTTTCGGTTTCGATAGTAAGTAAGTTTGCGGAAATATTGAATAAAATTAAAGTTCCCATATATATAGTCTCTGGCAACCATGATATATACGGCCATAATCCTGAAACATTGGGTAAAACCATGCTTGGACTTTTAAATGCGATTAACATTCTTCATGTTATCGACAGCGGAGAAAAGATTATACTTGAAAAGAATGGTGTAAAAGTTCAACTAACAGGCCAGCCGTATATTTATAATTTAGACGATCCTATTAACAGAGATAAATACATTATAAAGTCTAAGCCTGATAATATAAAATATCTCATTCATGTAGTTCATGGAATGCTTTTGGACAGACCATTTATAAAAGGGATCCCTTATACTCTGATAGATGATATAAAGGAAACTAAAGCGGATATTACTTTATGCGGACATTATCATTCGGGATTTGGAATTAAGATTATAGATGGAAAATATTTTATCAATCCGGGAAGCTTAATACGTATCACAAACAGTGTTAAAGAAATTGAAAGAATTCCTCAGGTGGTTATTATGGATCTTTCAAAGAAAATAGATATAAAACTTGTTCCATTAAAAACAGCTCAAAAGGGAGAATTAATCCTTGACAGAAAGGAAATAGAAAACTATATGTACAAGAACGAAAGGTTGAATGAATTTAAACAATCTATAGATGAAACGGTTAATTTTGACAAACTGGATATCAATAAAATACTTTCGGAAATATCACATACAGAAGGAATTAAACCCCAAGTAAAAGAAGAGGCTCTAAGACGAATTGCTTCTTCCCAGATTAAGTTTTCAGGAGATGATATATGATATGACCTATATCAAGAAGGTGATTTTAGAAAATTTTCAATCTCATAAACATACTGAAATACTGTTTGATGAGCATTTAAATGTGATAGTAGGTCCTTCTGACCAAGGAAAGAGTGCTATAATCAGAGGAATTCAATGGGCATTGTTTAATGAACCCTCAGGAGATTTTTTTATAAGAGAAGGAGAAAAGGAATGTAGCATAATCATATATTTTAGTGACAATACAGCTATTAAAAGATATAAGAGCAGAAGCAAAAATTTGTATTATTATTATGACGAATTTGGAAAAGAAACTATATACGAGGGATTTGGTCTTGAAGTTCCAAAAGAAATAGTCGATAAGATTAAAATAAGAAAGATTTTCTTATCCGGAAAACAATCTAATGCCATCAATATAAGCGAACAATTGGAAGGTCCATTTCTTTTATCGGAAAATACGAATACAAGGGCAAATGCCATAGGACGGTTAATAGGAGTACATATAGTAGATGATGCGATAAAGGATACATTGAAAGATAAGACAAATTTAAATAGCTTAAAGAAAAACAACGAAGAACAATATCAAAATCTGTCCGATGATCTTAAAAAATATGATTATTTAGACGATTTAAAAAGAATATTAGATAAATTTGAAATAATACAAGGGAGTATAAATGAGAAACAAGCCAAATTAGAAAAATTGATTGGTATCAGAAAGGACTACATAGATTGTTCGAATAATATAGGAAACGTTAAGAGCATTATAAACAGATTAGAAAATATTGATATAGTAAAAGAAAAATCAGACAGATTAAATAATTGTATCAGAATATATAATATAGTAAACAGTAAAAAGGTCAATTTAATTAATATAGATGAGAAGATAAATGAAAACTTAAATATATTGAAATATTCATCTAATATAGATGAAATGGGTAATATTTTAATTAATCTCGATGATAAAACAAAGAAGTTATTGCTATTAAAATCAATAGATGAAAAATACAGATATATTAATAAAAATTTATCTGATAGTAATTTAATAATAGAAAATTTGAAGACCATATATATTGTTAGTAATATGACGGATGATATCGAAAAGAATATTCACGGATTAAACAACCTTTCAACCATATATAAAAATCTCATGGATTTGGACAAGAGAATAGAACAGGGAAATAATTATATAAAAAAATTTAAAAATATTTCTGAAGGTGATCTTTTAGTTCAGAATATAAGCGGTAAATTAAAGGGATTTAATACTTTTATTAATGTAGAAAAGCGTTACACTGATATTCTAAGCAATATAAATAATACAAATAAGATTATCAAAGATGAAAAGGATAATATATCATTATTTCTCGAAGAATATAAATCCTTATTATTGAAACTGGGTATTTGTCCCCTTTGTTTAAGTAAGATAGATTCAAAAACAATTGAAAAGATAATATCAAATTATAGTTAATTGAAGTCTTATTATTGAAAGTTTAAAATATAAATACATTAGGATAGTATTTTAACTTATAATTTATGAGGAGTGTATAAGCATGCAGGATTATGAAAAAAAATTAAATACTTTGAAGGATGATCTGGAGAAAGCAAAATCTTTGAGATATAAGGCGGAAGCAAGGCTGGAACAGTTAAATAAACAAAAAGAAGATTTGATTAAGGAACTTGAAAGCTTAAAAGTTAATCCTAATAATTTAGATGAAGAAATTAAAAAACTCACCTTAGAGATAGATTCTTTATTCGATGAGGCCAATAAACTTCTTCCAAAAGATTTATTGGAAAAGAAATGAGTGACTTATTATGATATCCAATTTAGAAGACCTTAATAAAAACATAGATAATTTAAAAAGACTGTATTCTAAGGAAAGCGGAAAGAAAGAAAAAATACTGGAACAGATGGAGAAAGTGAAAAAGGAAATAAATGAAATCGATTCAAAGATCGATTTATTGGAAGAAGTAAATTTATTGCTTCAGAAAACTTCCGAATTTGCGAGGGAACAATCTAAAAAGCAGATAGAAACGTTAGTAACTAATTGTTTGCAGTATGTTTTTGAAAATGACATGGAATTCAATATTGATATAGTAGAATTAAGAAATAAACCTAATGCTGAGTTTTATGTAATTTCCCGTTATGGTACTCATACCATAAAGACAAAACCGGAGTTATCAAGAGGAGGAGGAGTTGTAGACGTTATTTCTTTAGCATTGAGAATTGCTTTTATGCAGATATACAGACCACAAATATGCGGCCCCCTCATATTAGACGAACCTGCTAAACATGTGAGCGAAGAATATATATTCAACGTAGCGGATTTTTTGCAGAAAACTTCGGAGATGTTCAATAAGCAGATTATAATGGTTACTCATAATAATTATTTGTCATCTATCGGAACAAATGCCTACCGAGTAGAATTAAAGGGCTCAGAAAGCATTGTAAGGAAGATAACGCCTGATTAATAACTTGACATATTTTCTTAAAAGTAATAAAATTAAATCGTATGTAAAGCTATACTTGTAAATAGTGTAGACTCTATAAGCCGCGATTATCCGGTTTATATTTTTATTAATTATTGTAAATTAAGTACTTTTGGAACTTGAAAATTAAATAGAAAGGGAGGTGCAGCGTTATTGAACTTCTAAAATTAGTTATAAGTGCCATAATTGGAATCATCGCTGGTTTTTATATAAGAAGAACAATCAGTGAAGGAAAGATAAAAAATTCTGAGGAATTAGCCAAGAAAATTTTAGATGATGCAAATAAAGATGCAGAAACAAAGAAAAAAGAAGTGTTATTGGAAGCAAAAGAAGAGATTCATAAGATGAGAAGTGAATTTGAAAAAGAAAGCAGAGAAAGAAGAAATGAACTTCAAAAATTAGAAAGACGGTTAATGCATAGAGAAGAATCTCTTGATAGAAAAAGTGAAAGTTTAGAAAAAAAGGATGATTTAGTTTCTAAAAAAATAAAGGAATTAGATGAGAAAGAAGAGCTTATAAATCAGCTTTATGAAAAGCAAGTTGAAGAATTGGAAAGATTATCAGGCTTGACGTCAGAAGAAGCCAAGGAATTGCTTCTCAATGATGTTAAGAAAGAAATAACTCATGAATCTGCTATAATGATTAAAGAAATTGAGAGCAAGGCAAAGGAGGAAGCTGATAAAAAAGCCAGGGAAATCATTTCCTGTGCCATCCAAAAATGTGCTTCTGATCATGTTGCTGAGACTACGGTGACGGTAGTTCCTTTGCCAAATGATGAAATGAAAGGCAGAATCATTGGAAGAGAAGGTAGAAATATTAGAACTTTAGAAACACTTACGGGAATTGATTTGATTATAGATGATACACCGGAAGCCGTAGTTCTTTCAGGATTTGATCCTATAAGAAGAGAAGTTGCGAGAATTGCATTGGAAAAGTTGATAATCGATGGAAGAATACATCCGGCAAGAATAGAGGAAATGGTTGAAAAAGCCAAAAAGGAAGTAGAGAATATCATAAGAGAAGCGGGAGAGCAAGCTGCTTTTGAATGCGGAATAAACGGTTTACACCCTGAACTTATAAAACTATTGGGTAGACTTAAATATAGAACAAGTTACGGGCAAAATGTATTAAGGCATTCTATTGAAGTTTCTCGTTTAGCAGGAGTGATGGCATCGGAATTGGGTGCTGATGTTAAAATTGCTAAAAGAGCAGGACTTTTGCACGATATAGGTAAGGCTGTAGATCATGAAGTTGAAGGACCTCATGTTACAATTGGAGTGGATTTGGCTAAGAAATATAAGGAGTCGAAGGAAGTGCTTCATGCAATTGCTGCTCATCATGGAGATATTGAACCACAAACAGTTGAAGCGGTGTTAGTTCAGGCGGCGGATGCCATATCTGCTGCAAGACCGGGAGCAAGAAGAGAAACGCTGGAAGCATACATCAAAAGACTTGAAAAACTTGAAGAAATAGCTAATTCTTTTGAGGGAATCGAGAAATCTTATGCCATACAAGCAGGTCGTGAGATAAGAATAATGGTTAAACCGGAATTAATTAATGATGATGAGATTGTTCATACTGCCAGAGAGATAGTCAAAAGAGTAGAAGAGGAACTTGACTATCCGGGTCAAATAAAGGTAAATGTAATAAGAGAGACAAGGGCAATAGAATATGCAAAATAAAGGGCAGCCTTTTTGAAACCGTTTAAGGTCAATTTCGAACTAAAAAAAGATGATTTTTTTATGAGTTATAAAAAAGAGCGAAAATTTTCAAAAGCAAAAATATTTTTAAATAAAAGAGGATTTTACTAATATTTGTAGAATAAAGAATTATAGTCATATATAAATATATAATTCATAATAAATAATTTTGGTAGAGGGGGATATTTTAATGGATGTATTAAAAGTATCAGCAAAATCAAGTCCAAATTCTGTTGCAGGAGCTCTTGCGGGAGTATTAAGAGAAAAAGGTTCTGCCGAGATTCAAGCTATTGGTGCGGGGGCTTTGAACCAGGCTGTCAAGGCAGTTGCCATTGCCAGAGGTTTTGTTGCACCCAGCGGTATTGATTTAATATGTATACCAGCTTTTACAGACATTGAAATTGACGGTGAGGAAAGAACAGCTATTAAGTTAATTATTGAGCCGAGATAGTATTTTTTAAAAAGTCTGCCATATATGGCAGACTTTTTATAATTTATAGAAAAATTTCATTTTACCTTGGAAGCTTTTTTATATTAATGATATAATAATAGTATAAAAGGTCAAGTATAAATTAGGAAAGAAAATAATTTTTCTATGGGTTATAAATATAGTGCTATAAATTTGGGAGTGATATCTTGATTTTAACTGCAGATTTACATATTCATACAACTTATTCCGATGGATTGCTAACTCCTGATGAAGTTATTAAAATAGCTTTTCGAAAAGGTTTATATGCCATAAGTATTACCGATCATGATACTGTTGCGGGGATAAGAAAATTTGAAAATAGTCAAGTTAAAGTTATTCCCGGCATTGAATTTGGCTGTGTATTTGAAGGAGAAGACGTTCATATATTAGGATATTTTTCAAAATATTTTTTGCCTAAAATTAGTGAAAAGGTTAGTTTTTTGAAAGAAAAAAGAATCGAGAGATGTTCCGAGATTATAAAAAAACTGAATAATCAAGGATTGAAGATAGATATGGAAGATGTTTGTATTTATACCCAAAATGGTTTAATCGGGAGGCCTCATATAGCGAGAGCGCTGATTGAAAAGGGATATGTACATTCTATGAGGGAAGCTTTTGATCTGTATCTGAACAGGGGTTGCCCGGCTTATGTGGAAAGATGCAGCTTGTCTATTAAAGAAACTATAGATTTAATTCATGAAGAAGAAGGAATAGCTGTATTGGCTCATCCGGGATTAATAAAAAGAAAAGAAATTATAGATTATGTTATAAAGGAAGGAATAGACGGATTAGAAGTGATTCATTCAAAGCATACTCATGAAGATGTTGTATATTTTTTAAGTTTGGCCAAGAAGAAAAATCTTTTGATAACAGGAGGTTCCGATTCTCATGGAGATTTGATAGATGGGGAATATTTAATTGGAAGGTATTATGTTCCTGTTGATAATCTGATGAAGGGTGAAAGGAGGATAAGTATTGACCAATTATAAAGGTGAAAGAAATAGGCAGTTTCCATCTAAGATAAGCACGACGTCTTTTGTAAAATTATATATACTTCATCTGCTTAAAGAGAAAAGTTATTATGGAAATGAGATAATTGATGAAATCAAGTTAAGAATGGAAAATAAATGGATTCCAAGTCCCGGAATGGTATATCCTCTATTAAGGGAAATGGAAGAGAAGGGATATATAATAGGTTCTTGGGATCAGCCTGATAAAAGATCTATAAGAAGATATCGCATTACCGATGAGGGGTATAAACATTATAAAATAATTCTTCTCCAATACAAGACAATATTTGAAGATTCTTTGATAATAATTAAAAATACATTAAAAGATATATATAACATTAAAATCTAAAGGGAGGTATAAATAATATGAACCTGAATTTATCAAAAAAAGGATTAAGCATTGCTCCGTCTGTTACTCTTGAGATAACCGCTAAAGCCAAAGCGATGAAAGCAAAAGGGATAGATGTTGTTGAGTTTGGTGTTGGTGAACCCGATTTCAATACACCTTCTAATATTTCCGAAGAAGGTATAAAGGCAATTAAGGAGGGAAAAACAAAATATACTCCTGCCTCTGGTATAATCGAATTAAAAGAAGCTATCTGTAAAAAATTTAGCAGGGATAACGGATTGAAATATAATCCAAATAACATCGTAATTTCAAACGGGGCAAAGCAATCCTTATACAATTCCCTTATGGCTATATTGGATCCGGGAGATGAAGTTATTGTTTCTATTCCTTATTGGGTAAGTTATCCCCAGCTTGTACAAATTGCAGGAGGGGTTCCGGTATATGTTCAAACAAAAGAAGAAAATGGTTTTAAATGCAAAGTGGAGGATTTGGACGCGGTTTTAACCAAAAAGACAAAAGCTATAATACTTAACAGTCCGAATAATCCTACAGGTATTATATATAATTCTTCCGATTTAAAGGCTATAGCAGAATGGGCAGTAAAAAATAATATTTTCGTTATTTCGGATGAAATCTATGAGAAGCTCATATATGGAGGAGAGAAACATACAAGCATAGCTTCATTAGGTGATGATATTAAAAGATTGACCATGGTTGTAAACGGTATGTCAAAGGCTTATGCCATGACAGGATGGAGAATAGGATATGTCGCAGCAGATGAAAAGGTAGCAAAGGTTATGGGAAGTATCCAAAGCCATATTACATCCCATCCGTGTTCCATAGCTCAATATGCCAGTGTAGAGGGATTAAACGGAAATCAGGATAGTGTTGAAAATATGAGAAAACAGTTTGAAGAAAGAAGAAACCATATGGTGAAAAAGGTAAATTCCATTGAAGGCTTGAGCTGTAAAATGCCAAAGGGTGCTTTTTATGTAATGGTTAATTATAAAAAGTTAAAGGGAAAGACAATAAAAGGAAAGGAAATTAGAAGTTCCCTTGATTTTGCACAACTTCTTCTTGAGGAAGGAAAGGTAGCGGTAATACCGGGAGCAGCTTTTGGAGAAGATGATTACATAAGGCTTTCTTATGCGACTTCTTTAGAAAATATAGAAAAGGGAACAAATAGAATTAAAGATGTAATTGAGAATTAGATTTAATATAAAAAGATAAAAGCAGGTTTGCATAATATAATTATGCAAACCTGCTTTTTGTAAATTATAAATTTTCCATTAAATAGGTTTCAAAAAAGGCCTACTAATGTGCCATTGTTTAACTGTAGACTTTTTTATTTTGTATATTAAATTTTTAATATATAAAATAAAAAAATTCGGGTATTGTATATATAGGTAGATATAAAGGAGAGTGTTAAATATGACAAATATAATTATTTCTCCAAGCAAATATGTTCAAGGCAGAAATGAATTGTACAATTTATATGAACATGTTCATTCGTTGGGCAACAAATTCCTGATTTTGGCCAGCGAAAACGGAATAAAACGAACAAAAAATATAATAGAGAATAGTTTTAAAAATAAGGATTCCAAATTAGTTTTTGAACCTTTCAACGGCGAATGTTCTAAAAATGAAATAGAAAGAATAAAAAAAGTGTTAATTGAGGAAAGCTGCAATGTGATAATAGGAATAGGCGGAGGAAAGGTATTTGATACGGCAAAGGCAGTCGGATATTATAGTCATATTCCCGTAGTCATAATTCCGACAATTGCTTCCACAGATGCTCCCTGTAGCGCATTATCCGTAATTTATACGGAGGAAGGTGAATTTAGTGAATATTTGTTCCTTCCGAAGAATCCGGAAGTTGTGTTGGTGGATACGTCTATAATTTCAAAGGCTCCCGTAAGATTACTTGTTGCGGGAATGGGAGATGCATTGGCAACATATTTTGAGGCAAGAGCTTGCGTAAGAGCTGATGCAAATACGATGGCAGGAGGAAAAGCAACTCAGGCCGCTTTTGCTATTGCTGAATTATGTTATAAAACTTTAATGAGAGATGGACTAAAAGCAAAACTTGCGGTAGAAAAGAAAGTTG is a genomic window of Acidilutibacter cellobiosedens containing:
- a CDS encoding metallophosphoesterase family protein; its protein translation is MKILYFTDTHIRGTTPQNRKDNLVETLEKKFNEVIGIINEENIDYVIHGGDLFDRPDVSVSIVSKFAEILNKIKVPIYIVSGNHDIYGHNPETLGKTMLGLLNAINILHVIDSGEKIILEKNGVKVQLTGQPYIYNLDDPINRDKYIIKSKPDNIKYLIHVVHGMLLDRPFIKGIPYTLIDDIKETKADITLCGHYHSGFGIKIIDGKYFINPGSLIRITNSVKEIERIPQVVIMDLSKKIDIKLVPLKTAQKGELILDRKEIENYMYKNERLNEFKQSIDETVNFDKLDINKILSEISHTEGIKPQVKEEALRRIASSQIKFSGDDI
- a CDS encoding AAA family ATPase, translated to MTYIKKVILENFQSHKHTEILFDEHLNVIVGPSDQGKSAIIRGIQWALFNEPSGDFFIREGEKECSIIIYFSDNTAIKRYKSRSKNLYYYYDEFGKETIYEGFGLEVPKEIVDKIKIRKIFLSGKQSNAINISEQLEGPFLLSENTNTRANAIGRLIGVHIVDDAIKDTLKDKTNLNSLKKNNEEQYQNLSDDLKKYDYLDDLKRILDKFEIIQGSINEKQAKLEKLIGIRKDYIDCSNNIGNVKSIINRLENIDIVKEKSDRLNNCIRIYNIVNSKKVNLINIDEKINENLNILKYSSNIDEMGNILINLDDKTKKLLLLKSIDEKYRYINKNLSDSNLIIENLKTIYIVSNMTDDIEKNIHGLNNLSTIYKNLMDLDKRIEQGNNYIKKFKNISEGDLLVQNISGKLKGFNTFINVEKRYTDILSNINNTNKIIKDEKDNISLFLEEYKSLLLKLGICPLCLSKIDSKTIEKIISNYS
- a CDS encoding AAA family ATPase; its protein translation is MISNLEDLNKNIDNLKRLYSKESGKKEKILEQMEKVKKEINEIDSKIDLLEEVNLLLQKTSEFAREQSKKQIETLVTNCLQYVFENDMEFNIDIVELRNKPNAEFYVISRYGTHTIKTKPELSRGGGVVDVISLALRIAFMQIYRPQICGPLILDEPAKHVSEEYIFNVADFLQKTSEMFNKQIIMVTHNNYLSSIGTNAYRVELKGSESIVRKITPD
- the rny gene encoding ribonuclease Y, with the protein product MELLKLVISAIIGIIAGFYIRRTISEGKIKNSEELAKKILDDANKDAETKKKEVLLEAKEEIHKMRSEFEKESRERRNELQKLERRLMHREESLDRKSESLEKKDDLVSKKIKELDEKEELINQLYEKQVEELERLSGLTSEEAKELLLNDVKKEITHESAIMIKEIESKAKEEADKKAREIISCAIQKCASDHVAETTVTVVPLPNDEMKGRIIGREGRNIRTLETLTGIDLIIDDTPEAVVLSGFDPIRREVARIALEKLIIDGRIHPARIEEMVEKAKKEVENIIREAGEQAAFECGINGLHPELIKLLGRLKYRTSYGQNVLRHSIEVSRLAGVMASELGADVKIAKRAGLLHDIGKAVDHEVEGPHVTIGVDLAKKYKESKEVLHAIAAHHGDIEPQTVEAVLVQAADAISAARPGARRETLEAYIKRLEKLEEIANSFEGIEKSYAIQAGREIRIMVKPELINDDEIVHTAREIVKRVEEELDYPGQIKVNVIRETRAIEYAK
- a CDS encoding stage V sporulation protein S — encoded protein: MDVLKVSAKSSPNSVAGALAGVLREKGSAEIQAIGAGALNQAVKAVAIARGFVAPSGIDLICIPAFTDIEIDGEERTAIKLIIEPR
- a CDS encoding PHP domain-containing protein, with amino-acid sequence MILTADLHIHTTYSDGLLTPDEVIKIAFRKGLYAISITDHDTVAGIRKFENSQVKVIPGIEFGCVFEGEDVHILGYFSKYFLPKISEKVSFLKEKRIERCSEIIKKLNNQGLKIDMEDVCIYTQNGLIGRPHIARALIEKGYVHSMREAFDLYLNRGCPAYVERCSLSIKETIDLIHEEEGIAVLAHPGLIKRKEIIDYVIKEGIDGLEVIHSKHTHEDVVYFLSLAKKKNLLITGGSDSHGDLIDGEYLIGRYYVPVDNLMKGERRISIDQL
- a CDS encoding PadR family transcriptional regulator; translation: MTNYKGERNRQFPSKISTTSFVKLYILHLLKEKSYYGNEIIDEIKLRMENKWIPSPGMVYPLLREMEEKGYIIGSWDQPDKRSIRRYRITDEGYKHYKIILLQYKTIFEDSLIIIKNTLKDIYNIKI
- a CDS encoding pyridoxal phosphate-dependent aminotransferase, encoding MNLNLSKKGLSIAPSVTLEITAKAKAMKAKGIDVVEFGVGEPDFNTPSNISEEGIKAIKEGKTKYTPASGIIELKEAICKKFSRDNGLKYNPNNIVISNGAKQSLYNSLMAILDPGDEVIVSIPYWVSYPQLVQIAGGVPVYVQTKEENGFKCKVEDLDAVLTKKTKAIILNSPNNPTGIIYNSSDLKAIAEWAVKNNIFVISDEIYEKLIYGGEKHTSIASLGDDIKRLTMVVNGMSKAYAMTGWRIGYVAADEKVAKVMGSIQSHITSHPCSIAQYASVEGLNGNQDSVENMRKQFEERRNHMVKKVNSIEGLSCKMPKGAFYVMVNYKKLKGKTIKGKEIRSSLDFAQLLLEEGKVAVIPGAAFGEDDYIRLSYATSLENIEKGTNRIKDVIEN
- a CDS encoding glycerol dehydrogenase, with the translated sequence MTNIIISPSKYVQGRNELYNLYEHVHSLGNKFLILASENGIKRTKNIIENSFKNKDSKLVFEPFNGECSKNEIERIKKVLIEESCNVIIGIGGGKVFDTAKAVGYYSHIPVVIIPTIASTDAPCSALSVIYTEEGEFSEYLFLPKNPEVVLVDTSIISKAPVRLLVAGMGDALATYFEARACVRADANTMAGGKATQAAFAIAELCYKTLMRDGLKAKLAVEKKVVTRAVENIVEANTYLSGIGFESCGLAAAHAVHNGFTVISECHHLYHGEKVAFGTIVQLILENSPSEEIEEVINFCIQVGLPITLGDMGIHDLREEDIMKVAEVSCAEGDTMHNMPFKVEAEDVYSAIIAADNLGRMYK